Below is a window of Christensenella minuta DNA.
GTACGGTGGAAGAAAATACGGCGGCGCTTGTGAATGCGCTCAAAAATAAATATGTCGACGTGGTGGGGCATCCGGGCAATCCGCATTATGCCGTCAATATAGAGGAAGTGGTGGATGCGGCGAAGCGCTGCGATAAGCTGATCGAGATCAACAGCCATTCTTTCCGCCACCGCAGGGGCAGCGATAAGACCTGCCCGCAGTTTATCCGCCTGTGCAAGCAGAAGGATGTGCGGATCACCGTGTCGTCGGATGCGCATGCGTGCTATAACGTGGGAAATTTCGAGGATGCGGTCCGGGCGCTCGAAGCGGAGGACTTTCCGCAGGAGCTGATCGTCAGCCGCAGCCTCGGCGCGTTTACGGAGTATCTCCGGGAACGCAAACAAAGAATCGAAAAATAAGGAGACCTTTTATGGCATATAAGACCCTATACCGCGTATTCCGCCCCAGGACCTTCGATGAGGTCTACGGGCAGCAGCACATTACGGACATCCTGAAAAAGCAGGTGATGACCGGACAGCTTTCGCATGCCTACCTTTTTTACGGCCCGCGCGGGACCGGGAAAACAAGCACGGCTAAGATCCTTGCAAACGCAATGAACTGTCTCGATCCGCAGGGCGGGAATCCCTGCGGCAAGTGCGAGGTCTGTACAGGGGCCGCAAACGATGCGTTTGTAGACATCGTGGAGATCGACGCGGCGTCCAACAACAGTGTGGACAATGTGCGCGATATCCGCGAAAAGGTTTCGCTTCTGCCCGCGCTTGGGAAATACAAGGTATATATCATCGACGAGGTGCATATGCTTTCCCCCGGTGCGTTCAACGCGCTTTTGAAGACGCTCGAGGAGCCACCCGCGCACGCGGTGTTTATCCTCGCGACGACGGAAATCCGCAAGCTCCCGGCGACGATCCTGTCGCGCTGCCAGCGCTATGATTTCAAGCGGATTACGGAGGAAGATATCGTCGCCCGCCTGCGCGAGGTCGCAGAGAAAACGGGTGTGGAATACGAGGAAGAAGCGCTCTGCATGATTGCGCAGTCCGCCGAAGGGGCGATGCGCGACGCGCTCTCCGTGATGGACCAGTGTATCGCTGGTCAGGATTCCCTGACGCTCGGACATGTAAACGAAGCGATGGGCATTGCGGATACGGAGCGTACCCGCGCCTTATGCGGGGCGGTGCTCGGTGAAAATCCGGCGGAAGCCCTCGGCCTTTTGCAGGGCATGCTGAAAGACGGGATCGAGCCGCACAATATCCTGCGGGATATTATCGTGGAATTATCCGGACAGCTTGCAAAGGAGGCCGCGGACGCCTACAGGTGCGCCAACCTTTTGCGTGTGCTGGAAGTGTTTATTTATAACCAGAACATCCTGCGGTATGCGGCCACGCCGGACGCGGTGCTGGTCGCGGCGGTTGCGCGCGCCGCGGTCAACACGACGGATGTAGATACGGAAGATATGGACCTGCGCGTAAAGAAGCTTGAGGCGCGGGTGGAAAAACTCGCCGCAGACTTTGCTTCGGGTAAGCTGGCCGCGGCGGCGCCGGGACAGAAGCAGGCGCCCGCTCCGCGGGGGGGCGTGCCCGTGCAGGCAGAGATTCCCGGCACACAGGATCTTGCCGGAAACGCGATCAGGGCAGTAGAGCAGGAAGAAAAAGCACAGCAGGAGGAGCAAGAGGAAGAGATGCCTGAGGCAGGCGAAGCGTTAAAACAGCTGCGTGCAAAAATTGGTAGCGAACTTCCGGTGCTGGCCCCGGCGGCAGCTGCGGTCCGCGGTATCAATGCAAAGGGCAGCCTGCTTCAGTTCATCGCGGACGAGGCGGACAGCGTGCTTGTGGACATGCTGTGCAAGGAAGAATACCTTGCGCAGATGAACGGGATCATTGCGGAAATTTTCGGGCATACGATGGTGCTCGAAACGCGGTATGAACAAAAAGAGGAAAAAAGTATGGAGCAGCAGCTCTTTGACCTTTTTGGAAAAGATAAAGTTGTGATAAAATAGAGATCAAATGAAAACATTTTGGAGGATTGAACAATGGCAAAAGGCGGATTTCCGGGCGGGATGAATATGCAGAATATGATGCGTCAGGCGCAGCAGATGCAGGCGAAGATGCAGCAAATGCAGGCGGAGCTTGAAGAGCGGGAGGTCGAAGCGACGGCCGGCGGCGGTGTTGTGCGCGTGGTCGCGACGGGAAAAAAGATGATTAAAAGCATTGAAATACAGGAAGCGGCAGTCGATCCGGACGATGTGGAAATGCTGCAGGACCTCGTGATCGCAGCCGTCAATGAAGCGCTCACGAAAGCGGATGAAATGATGCAGGCCGAAATGGGAAAGATTACGGGCGGCATGAACCTGGGGGGGCTGTTTTAATTGAACCTGCAATCCTACCAGAAACTGGTCGCCCAGTTCTGTAAGCTTCCGGGGATCGGCGCAAAAACGGCGCAGCGTCTTGCGTACCATGTGCTGAAAATGCCGGAAGCAGAGGTGAAGCAGTTTGCGGTCGATATGTACGACGCGCGGCGCCGGGTGAAATACTGCAAAATATGCGGGAACCTGTGCGAAGGCGAAGTGTGCGAAGTGTGCGAAGACCCGCGGCGCGACCATTCGCTGATCTGCGTCGTGAAAGATGCACGCGATGTTTTTGCGATCGAAAAAACGCATGAGTACCGCGGGCTTTACCATGTGCTGGGCGGAACGATTTCCCCGCTCGAGGGAGTCGGCCCCGACGATATTGCGATCGACCAGCTCCTAGCCCGCCTTGGCGGAGAGGTGAAAGAAGTTATCCTCGCCACCAACCCGGACGTGCAGGGCGAGGCGACGGCGGCATATATCAGCCGGCTGCTGGGCGGCTACGATATCAAGATATCCCGTATCGCGCATGGTATCCCGATCGGTGCGGAGCTTGAATACGCGGACGAGATTACCCTGGCAAAGGCCCTCGAAGGCCGGACCTCTGTGTAAATAGGATTCGGAGGGCGGGACATATCCGGCCTGTAAAACCATGCGCCTCCCTGCGGGAGGTGCGGACAGCGGAGGCGTTTCTCCATGTATGACAGTATTAAGACGCTGTATGAAGCGGTTATGAATTGTAAAAAATGCAGACTCTCGCAGACAAGGCAGCATGCCGTGTTCGGCGAAGGCAGCCTGCATGCGGACGTGATGTTCGTGGGCGAAGGCCCGGGCGCGCGGGAGGATGAGCAGGGCAGGCCGTTTGTCGGTCCGGCAGGGCAGCTTCTCTGCCGTATGCTGGACGAGATCGGGCTCCGGCGCGGGGATGTATATATCGCCAATGTGGTCAAATGCCGTCCGCCGGGAAACCGCGATCCTCAGGATGACGAACGGGCGGCCTGCATCGATTACCTGCGCAGCCAGGTGGCGTTCGTCAAACCGAAGGTAATCGTGTGCCTCGGGCGCATCGCGGCGGGCGTTATCCTCGGCCGCGGCGTACGGATGATGAAAGAGCACGGCGTGTGCGTAAAGGTTAAAAACTTTTACATCATGCCCACGTTCCATCCGGCCGCGCTGCTGCACAATCCGGACTATGTGCAATACGCGAAACATGATTTTCAGGTGCTGAAGGGAACGCTGCATGGACTCGAACTCTCTTGAACGTTTATATGATCGGATCAGCGGAGCATATCCGGGGCAGGAGCTTGTGTTTGGCGACGGGAAGCCGGATGCGGGGCTGATGCTCGTGGGAGAAGCGCCGGGCCGGGACGAGGTCGCGCAGAAAAAACCGTTTGTGGGCCGGGCCGGGCAAAACCTGACCGGGTTCCTTAAAACACTTGGGCTGTCCCGGACGGAGATTTACGTTACAAACGTATGTAAATTCCGGCCTACGAAGGTGAGCGCCAAAAACACGGTTTCCAACCGTCCGCCCACCCGGGAGGAAATCCTTGCCGCACAACCGTTCCTGTGGGAAGAGATCAGGCTCGTTGCGCCCCGGCTTCTTGTGACGCTTGGAAACACGCCGCTTCGCGCGGTCAGGGGGTTTAACGCCGTCATCGGCGATCACCACGGCAAAGCGGAGCGAATTTCCCTCGGCACAGGGGAATATTGGCTGTTTGCGCTCTATCATCCGGCCAGCATCATCTACAATCCCTCCCTCAAAGAAACCTATTCCCAGGATCTTTCAAATTTGGCCGTATGGCTGGGAAAAAATATCTGAATTCTGCATCCTGGGCCCCGGAAACTTGCATTTTCTTAATAAGGTGGTATAATTGGGTTGTAATAAGTTCGTAACAATTGAAAAAAGGGAATGGCGGTATATGAAAAAGCAGAAGCGCACGGAAGTGCGTTGTTTCATTCTTGAGGTAAAAGCAGACCGGGAAGAGTGGAACGATTGATCCGTATGGAGGTAAGAACCGTTTGGATAAAAAGAAACTGTTTATTTTGTGTGTGGTGATTGCAGTCACGGCAAGCTTTGTAACAGGGTTGTTTGTGTATTTCTACCAGACGTCCAAAATTAAGGGCAACGATATCCTGCTGGGAAAAGGCAGTTATCAGGACATCCAGAAATACATGGAGATCAGCGACCTTGAAAAAATTATCAACGATACCTACTACCGGGACGTCGAACAAAGCGATCTTGTGACAGGAACACTCAAGGGGATGGTCGAGTCATTGAACGATCCCTATTCCGTATACTATACCGAGGAAGAATACCGGGAATTCAACCAACAGTCCGATACGGACCTTGTGGGCATCGGGGTCACCGCCGGGCCATACCAGAGAACAGGGCATTTAAAGCTGGAACGCGTCTATGCGGGAAGTCCCGCCGAAACGGCCGGGCTCGCTGAAAACGACGTGATCCTCACCATCGACGGTGCGGACGTTGGCGGGCTTGATTATGAAAGCTCGCTCAATATGCTGCGCGGGCCGAGCGGCAGTTCCGTAAAGCTCACGGTGCAAACGGGCGCGGATGCGCCCCGGGAGCTCGAAGTGGCGCGCGCGAATGTGGATGCGCAGCGCGTGACCTATACTATGCTCACAGACGACGTCGCGCAAATCGCGATTTCTGAATTCAACGGAAATTGCGTGGAAGAATTCAAAAATGCCATCCAGTTTTTAAAGGATGAGGACGCGAAGGGCGTACTGGTCGACGTCCGCGGGAATATGGACGGCAGCGTTCCGGATGCGGTTTCGATGCTCGACGAAATATTGCCCGAAGGGCTTGCGGCCTATACGGTGGATAAGGAAAATAAGCGTGACGAGCTTACGGTGGACGCCGATTATTTCGATCTTCCGCTCGTCGTGCTGGTCGATGGAAACAGCGCTTCTGCCGCCGAGGTTTTTGCCGGCGCGGTGCAGGGAAGGGGGCGTGGGCAGGTCATCGGCACCCAGACCTATGGAAAAGGCGTTGTCCAGTCTATTGTGGATATGCCGTATTCAGGCGGCGGGGTAAAGCTCACGAGCGCGCTCTACTATACGCCGGATGAAAAAGCGGTCAACGGCGGGATTACGCCCGATATTGCGGTAAGCAATCCGGAAGGACGGCTCACGTTTGAGACGGATGCGCAGCTCCAGCAGGCGCTCACGACACTCGGAGAGCTGATCGCGCAGGGAGGCTGACGCCATGAACAGGATTGGGATCATAGCAATCATAATTGAAGGGCATAAGGAAAGCGTGGCAAGGGTAAACGCCATCCTTTCAGAGTATGCGGATCTTGTACACGCACGCATGGGCGTGCCCAACCATGAGAAGGATATCAACGTCATCTCCCTCGTTGTAGAAGCGACGGGCGACCAGGTAGGGGCTATGACCGGCCGGCTCGGAAACCTTCCCGGCGTTACCGTAAAAAGTATGATGACCAACAAGACCTATTGAAGGAGCGGCTTCCGGGCGGAACTTCTGAAAAGAAAGCTGATGATAAAAAGCGGGATGGCGTTAATAGCCATCCCGCTTTTTATCGGCTTTGATCCATACGGTATCCGTTGTCAGCCGATCCTCTCGACGGTAACGGATGCGTCCTCCGGAAGCGCCGCCAGCAGGTCCATTCCCGACTCGATTTTTCCCATTGGGCAGAGGCCCTCCGCATACGGCTGGTCATTATAGAAAACGGCCATATTGCCCCATGGACCGTAGCAGGCCACATCGCCAATTTGTGGATCATATCCCTCCGGCGCGCCTTCATCGGTCAGAGCCTCTGCGAAATAGGCAATCTTTTCCGCCCCCGCATAGTCGCTCATCGTTACGGTAGCCGGAAGCTGCGCGAGCAGGCTTTGAACAGTAGGAGTATCGTTTAAAACGGCGGCGGCTTCCCCGCCGTCAAAGGAGAAACGGACACGGATTTCCCCGCCGGACGCTGCCGCCGTACCCGCTGCGGCTCCTTCAAGGCCAAGCCCGGCCAGCCATCCGATCACTTCCTCGCGGGAATCCGCTGCTTGCCCGCCGCGGACCGCGATGCCTTCCCGCAGCTCCGCCCCCGGCTGTAGGGCGGCAATGGCCTCCTGCGTGCCGGAAAAACCGCTGCTGCCGTGGGTACAGAAAGGAATGACAGTCTTCCCGGACAGATCGTATTCCTCGAGGAAGGTATAGACTGCCATCGGCATGTCGGCCCACCAGATCGGATAACCGATGAACACCGTGTCATAGGCCTCCATGTGTTCCACCCGTCCGGACAGCGCCGGACGGGCGCCGGCCTCCTGCTCCTGCCGTGCGGTTTCCAGCAGCTCGTCGTAGTCTTCAGGATATGCGTCTGCCGTCCGAATCTGGAACAGATCGCCGCCGAGCGCTTCCTGAATCCATCCGGCAATCGTTTCAGTATTTCCCGTGCAGGAGAAATAAACGGTCAATATCCCTGACGGCGCGCTTGTTTCCACAGGCACCGTCTCCATGGGTCCGTCAGGCGCGGAAGCTTCCGCCGCGTCCGGCGCTGTAGTTCGCTCACCGTCGGCCTGCGGCGGTTTTGCTTCCAAAGCCCCGCACGAAATAAGCAGCATTGCGGCAAAAATTGCCGCAGTGACGATCGAAATTAGTTTCCCAGTCTTTTTCATCGGATTTCCTCCTCCGTTGGCTTCGTTTGTTCCTGTTCCAGCGTCCTGATGACTTTTGCGGGGACGCCCCCCACAACGGTACCCTCCGCAACGTCCTTTGTGACCACCGCCCCCGCGGCGACGATCGCGCCGTCATGGACGGTCACCCCCGGAAGGATGGTGGAATTTGAACCGATCCATACGTTTTTTCCGATCACAATTGGAGCGGGGCGGAGGCTGCTGCGTTTTTCCGGCGCGAAACCATGGTTTAGGGTCGCCAGCACCACATTATGCCCAATCAAGGCCCCGTCGCCGATCGTAATGCCGCCCTGGTCCTGAAAACGGCAGCCGGAATTGATGAATACGTTTTTTCCCACCGTAATATTCTTGCCGCAATCTGTGGTAAAAGGCGGAAACATAGCAAATGATTCGTCCACCGGCTTTCCTGTCAGCTCCGAAAATAAGGCGCGGATTTCTTCCGGTTCATGATAGGAAGAATTCAGTTCCGCCGTGATTTTCATTGCTTCAAAGCTCAGGCGGCGCATGACGCGGTGCATCTCAGAATCCCCGTCAACGGTGCCGCCGCGGTTCATATAGTCCAAAAATTCCTGTAATTCCATCTTCTGTTCCTCCCGGGTCCTATTCTAAGGGATGGGAGGTTGAATAGCAAATACCTATATTAAATATAAATATATGCTTGAAAAGCATGGAATGCAAAGCTATACTGGTACCGGAGGAGGAATGCGAAATGGAACTTCGGGTGTTGCGTTATTTTCTTGCCGTAGTGCGGGAAGAGACGATATCAGGCGCGGCGGAAACGCTGCATGTCACACAGCCCACCCTCTCCCGGCAGCTTAAGGAGCTGGAGGAGGAGCTGGGAAAGAAACTGTTTATCCGGGGAAAGCGTAAAGTTTCGCTGACGGAAGACGGCCTGCTGCTCCGCAGGCGCGCGCAGGAGATCGTTGAACTGGCGGACCAGACAGAGGCGGCTTTTCATTCTTCAAACGAATTTGTCAGCGGAGATGTCCATATCGGGGGCGGGGAAACAGACGGGATGCGCCTTATTGCCCGCGCCGCCAAACGAATGGAGCGGAAATACCCGGAGGTCCGGTACCATCTGTTCAGCGGCAATGCCGACGATGTGACCGACCGGCTGGATAAGGGCCTGCTTGATTTCGGGGTGCTGATCGAGCCGGTGGATAAGAAGAAATACGATTATATCAAATTGCCCGCCTTCGACACATGGGGGGTCCTCATGCGCAGGGACAGCCCGTATGCCTCGCGCGAATCGCTCTCGCCAGAGGATTTGCCGGGGCTGCCGCTCATCTGTTCACGGCAATCGCTTGTGCAAAACGAGCTTTCGGGCTGGTTGGGAAAGGAGTTCGAGCAGCTCAACATCGTCGCTACCTACAATCTGCTGTATAATGCTTCATTGATGGTGGATGAAGGACTCGGCTGCGCCCTTTGCCTTGACCGGATCGTCAATACGGCGGGCAGTAGCCTGTGTTTTAAGCCGCTGGTCCCGCGGTTTGAGGTAGGACTCATCATGGTTTGGAAAAAATATCAGGTATTCTCCAAGGCGGCGGGAAAATTCATGGAGGTCTTGCAGGCGGAAGTTCTCTGAGATAAATGAAGCGGCCTGCGTTTTTCTTGGTAAAGAAGGATAATTTGTGTTAAAATAATAATATGGATAAGAATCAGGAAATCATTGAACGGCTGCGAAAAGAATATGGGAATACGGAGTCCGCGCTCCATTACGAAAATCCTTACGAGTTGCTGGTCGCGACGATCCTCGCCGCACAGTGTACGGATGTGCGCGTCAATATCGTTACAAAGGACCTCTTCAAGCGGTATCCTTCGCCCAAAGAGCTTGCCGGGGCCGACCTTGCCGAGGTGGAGGGTTATATCAAAACATGCGGACTTTATAAAAATAAGGCCAAGAACCTTATTGCATGTGCGCAGCGTATCATGAGCGAATACGGCGGAATCGTCCCGCATACGGAGGAAGAGCTCACCACGCTCGCGGGTGTGGGCCGCAAGACCGCCAACGTGGTGCTTGCGTTTGCGTTCGGGCTTCCGGCTTTTCCGGTGGATACGCACGTCCGGCGCGTCTCGAACCGCATTGGCTTCGCACACTCCAACGATCCGGATAAGGTCGAGGAAGAGGATAAAAAAATAATCAGGAAAGAGGACTGGTCACAGGCGCATCATTGGCTCATCTGGCATGGCCGCCGGGTATGCAAGGCGCAAAAGCCTTTATGCGGCAGCTGCTGCATCGAAGACCTGTGTCCCTATCCCAATAAAAATTTATGATAGTTGATAAAGTAAGGATCATCATCAAGGCGGGCGACGGCGGCAATGGGGCGGTCTCGTTTCGCCGCGAGAAATATGTCAGTGCGGGCGGGCCGGACGGCGGCGACGGCGGCAACGGCGGCAACGTCATTTTCGCTGCGGACCCTGGTATGCGCACGCTGATGGATTTCCGTTATCATAAAAAATTCAAAGCGGAGAACGGGGAGAACGGCCGCAAGAAGAATATGCGCGGCAAAACAGGCGCGGATATTCTCGTAAAAGTACCTGCGGGCACGGTCGTGATCGATAAGGAATCCGGGCGGGTGGTTGCGGATGTACGTGATCCGGAAGGCGTTGTCGTGCTTCGCGGCGGCAGGGGAGGAAAAGGCAATGCGCGTTTTTCCACAGCCGTGCGCCAAACGCCGCGCTTTTCCACGCCGGGCAAAAAGGTGCAGCCGCGTGAAGTCATTCTGGAGCTGAAATCCATTGCGGACGTCGGCCTCGTCGGATTTCCGAACGTGGGGAAATCTACGTTGCTCTCCTGCATGACCTCCGCAAAACCCAAAATCGAAAATTACCATTTTACGACGCTCGCCCCTAACCTTGGCGTAGTGAAGTCGTACGATTATGATTTTATCCTGGCGGATATTCCCGGCCTCATCGAGGGCGCGTCCGAAGGCGCGGGCCTTGGGCACGACTTCCTGCGCCACATCGAACGCACGCGCATGATCGCGCATGTGCTCGATATCGCGGGCAGCGAAGGACGCGATCCTTTGGACGACTATGTGAAAATCCGCGAGGAGCTGAAAAGCTATTCGCAGCAGCTTTTGGAGCGGCCCGAGATCATCGTGGCCAATAAAGCCGACCTGCCGGAGGCGGAGGAAAACCTCGCGCGTTTTCGCAGGGAATATCCGGATAAGGAAGTATTCCTTACCTCCG
It encodes the following:
- a CDS encoding phosphatase; the protein is MKLLVDTHTHTVASGHAYSTLRENALFAAKKGLEAFCCTDHGPGLAGGAPDFIISVLQGLPDVLEGVRMIRGCELNILDSEGNIDLSERYLKRTEFLVASMHDIVVAQGTVEENTAALVNALKNKYVDVVGHPGNPHYAVNIEEVVDAAKRCDKLIEINSHSFRHRRGSDKTCPQFIRLCKQKDVRITVSSDAHACYNVGNFEDAVRALEAEDFPQELIVSRSLGAFTEYLRERKQRIEK
- a CDS encoding LysR family transcriptional regulator, with protein sequence MELRVLRYFLAVVREETISGAAETLHVTQPTLSRQLKELEEELGKKLFIRGKRKVSLTEDGLLLRRRAQEIVELADQTEAAFHSSNEFVSGDVHIGGGETDGMRLIARAAKRMERKYPEVRYHLFSGNADDVTDRLDKGLLDFGVLIEPVDKKKYDYIKLPAFDTWGVLMRRDSPYASRESLSPEDLPGLPLICSRQSLVQNELSGWLGKEFEQLNIVATYNLLYNASLMVDEGLGCALCLDRIVNTAGSSLCFKPLVPRFEVGLIMVWKKYQVFSKAAGKFMEVLQAEVL
- a CDS encoding uracil-DNA glycosylase, with the translated sequence MYDSIKTLYEAVMNCKKCRLSQTRQHAVFGEGSLHADVMFVGEGPGAREDEQGRPFVGPAGQLLCRMLDEIGLRRGDVYIANVVKCRPPGNRDPQDDERAACIDYLRSQVAFVKPKVIVCLGRIAAGVILGRGVRMMKEHGVCVKVKNFYIMPTFHPAALLHNPDYVQYAKHDFQVLKGTLHGLELS
- a CDS encoding uracil-DNA glycosylase; amino-acid sequence: MDSNSLERLYDRISGAYPGQELVFGDGKPDAGLMLVGEAPGRDEVAQKKPFVGRAGQNLTGFLKTLGLSRTEIYVTNVCKFRPTKVSAKNTVSNRPPTREEILAAQPFLWEEIRLVAPRLLVTLGNTPLRAVRGFNAVIGDHHGKAERISLGTGEYWLFALYHPASIIYNPSLKETYSQDLSNLAVWLGKNI
- a CDS encoding DapH/DapD/GlmU-related protein; this translates as MELQEFLDYMNRGGTVDGDSEMHRVMRRLSFEAMKITAELNSSYHEPEEIRALFSELTGKPVDESFAMFPPFTTDCGKNITVGKNVFINSGCRFQDQGGITIGDGALIGHNVVLATLNHGFAPEKRSSLRPAPIVIGKNVWIGSNSTILPGVTVHDGAIVAAGAVVTKDVAEGTVVGGVPAKVIRTLEQEQTKPTEEEIR
- a CDS encoding cyclophilin-like fold protein, with protein sequence MKKTGKLISIVTAAIFAAMLLISCGALEAKPPQADGERTTAPDAAEASAPDGPMETVPVETSAPSGILTVYFSCTGNTETIAGWIQEALGGDLFQIRTADAYPEDYDELLETARQEQEAGARPALSGRVEHMEAYDTVFIGYPIWWADMPMAVYTFLEEYDLSGKTVIPFCTHGSSGFSGTQEAIAALQPGAELREGIAVRGGQAADSREEVIGWLAGLGLEGAAAGTAAASGGEIRVRFSFDGGEAAAVLNDTPTVQSLLAQLPATVTMSDYAGAEKIAYFAEALTDEGAPEGYDPQIGDVACYGPWGNMAVFYNDQPYAEGLCPMGKIESGMDLLAALPEDASVTVERIG
- the nth gene encoding endonuclease III — encoded protein: MDKNQEIIERLRKEYGNTESALHYENPYELLVATILAAQCTDVRVNIVTKDLFKRYPSPKELAGADLAEVEGYIKTCGLYKNKAKNLIACAQRIMSEYGGIVPHTEEELTTLAGVGRKTANVVLAFAFGLPAFPVDTHVRRVSNRIGFAHSNDPDKVEEEDKKIIRKEDWSQAHHWLIWHGRRVCKAQKPLCGSCCIEDLCPYPNKNL
- the obgE gene encoding GTPase ObgE, whose amino-acid sequence is MIVDKVRIIIKAGDGGNGAVSFRREKYVSAGGPDGGDGGNGGNVIFAADPGMRTLMDFRYHKKFKAENGENGRKKNMRGKTGADILVKVPAGTVVIDKESGRVVADVRDPEGVVVLRGGRGGKGNARFSTAVRQTPRFSTPGKKVQPREVILELKSIADVGLVGFPNVGKSTLLSCMTSAKPKIENYHFTTLAPNLGVVKSYDYDFILADIPGLIEGASEGAGLGHDFLRHIERTRMIAHVLDIAGSEGRDPLDDYVKIREELKSYSQQLLERPEIIVANKADLPEAEENLARFRREYPDKEVFLTSAATRQGIGELCAAMMEVLKTLPEEKVIREEGVIEEWQMEDEELTFEVGRGEDGVLEASGSLIDEIFARINPDEVDSMRHFHKLLKDMGIIKALVRAGAKDGDTVRLNGEEFDFVE
- a CDS encoding TM1266 family iron-only hydrogenase system putative regulator, encoding MNRIGIIAIIIEGHKESVARVNAILSEYADLVHARMGVPNHEKDINVISLVVEATGDQVGAMTGRLGNLPGVTVKSMMTNKTY
- a CDS encoding S41 family peptidase, with protein sequence MDKKKLFILCVVIAVTASFVTGLFVYFYQTSKIKGNDILLGKGSYQDIQKYMEISDLEKIINDTYYRDVEQSDLVTGTLKGMVESLNDPYSVYYTEEEYREFNQQSDTDLVGIGVTAGPYQRTGHLKLERVYAGSPAETAGLAENDVILTIDGADVGGLDYESSLNMLRGPSGSSVKLTVQTGADAPRELEVARANVDAQRVTYTMLTDDVAQIAISEFNGNCVEEFKNAIQFLKDEDAKGVLVDVRGNMDGSVPDAVSMLDEILPEGLAAYTVDKENKRDELTVDADYFDLPLVVLVDGNSASAAEVFAGAVQGRGRGQVIGTQTYGKGVVQSIVDMPYSGGGVKLTSALYYTPDEKAVNGGITPDIAVSNPEGRLTFETDAQLQQALTTLGELIAQGG
- the dnaX gene encoding DNA polymerase III subunit gamma/tau; its protein translation is MAYKTLYRVFRPRTFDEVYGQQHITDILKKQVMTGQLSHAYLFYGPRGTGKTSTAKILANAMNCLDPQGGNPCGKCEVCTGAANDAFVDIVEIDAASNNSVDNVRDIREKVSLLPALGKYKVYIIDEVHMLSPGAFNALLKTLEEPPAHAVFILATTEIRKLPATILSRCQRYDFKRITEEDIVARLREVAEKTGVEYEEEALCMIAQSAEGAMRDALSVMDQCIAGQDSLTLGHVNEAMGIADTERTRALCGAVLGENPAEALGLLQGMLKDGIEPHNILRDIIVELSGQLAKEAADAYRCANLLRVLEVFIYNQNILRYAATPDAVLVAAVARAAVNTTDVDTEDMDLRVKKLEARVEKLAADFASGKLAAAAPGQKQAPAPRGGVPVQAEIPGTQDLAGNAIRAVEQEEKAQQEEQEEEMPEAGEALKQLRAKIGSELPVLAPAAAAVRGINAKGSLLQFIADEADSVLVDMLCKEEYLAQMNGIIAEIFGHTMVLETRYEQKEEKSMEQQLFDLFGKDKVVIK
- a CDS encoding YbaB/EbfC family nucleoid-associated protein is translated as MAKGGFPGGMNMQNMMRQAQQMQAKMQQMQAELEEREVEATAGGGVVRVVATGKKMIKSIEIQEAAVDPDDVEMLQDLVIAAVNEALTKADEMMQAEMGKITGGMNLGGLF
- the recR gene encoding recombination mediator RecR; its protein translation is MNLQSYQKLVAQFCKLPGIGAKTAQRLAYHVLKMPEAEVKQFAVDMYDARRRVKYCKICGNLCEGEVCEVCEDPRRDHSLICVVKDARDVFAIEKTHEYRGLYHVLGGTISPLEGVGPDDIAIDQLLARLGGEVKEVILATNPDVQGEATAAYISRLLGGYDIKISRIAHGIPIGAELEYADEITLAKALEGRTSV